One region of Zingiber officinale cultivar Zhangliang chromosome 7B, Zo_v1.1, whole genome shotgun sequence genomic DNA includes:
- the LOC122006688 gene encoding very-long-chain aldehyde decarbonylase GL1-1-like, which translates to MGAPFSTWPWENLGYFKYLLYGPLLAKAVYSRPWREQGDPSDMWCLHLLLLFALRALVYQLWHSFGNMLFLFRGRRILKAGVDFEQIDREWNWDNFLILQCMVGALFFLLLPTLQGLPMWDARGALLAFALHVTVSEPLFYVVHRALHARPSLFHHYHSLHHSSRVPQSFTAGLGTPLEQAMLCVVMGTPLLGAAIAGLGSVGLIYGYVLWFDFLRCMGHSNVEVFSHRFFEAMPIFKYLIYTPTYHSLHHTEMESNFCLFMPLFDVLGGTHNGRSWELQKEISSGENREAVPEFVFLAHVVDVVSSMHVPFVFRSFSSRPFVTKPYILLLWPGAFVTMLLMWLCSNTFLLTFYTLHGRLHHLWVVPRWGFHYFLPFATEGINDQIEQAILRADRLGVKVLSLAALNKNEALNGGGTLFVDRHPNLRVRVVHGNTLTAAVILNEIPKDVTEVFLTGATSKLGRAIALYLCRKRIRVLMLTLSAERFQKIKKEASLEGRKYLVQVTKYQAGQSCKTWIVGKWISIREQRCAPPGTHFHQFVVPPIINFRRDCTYGKLAAMRLPQNVQGLGMCEYTMDRGIVHACHAGGVVHFHEGWMHHEVGAIDVDRIDIVWQAALKHGLTPV; encoded by the exons ATGGGTGCTCCCTTCTCTACCTGGCCATGGGAGAATCTCGGTTACTTCAAG TATCTTCTCTACGGTCCGCTGCTGGCGAAGGCGGTGTACTCGAGGCCATGGCGGGAGCAAGGCGATCCCTCGGACATGTGGTGCCttcacctcctcctcctcttcgccCTCCGCGCCCTCGTCTACCAACTCTGGCACTCCTTCGGCAACATGCTCTTCCTTTTTCGCGGCCGCCGCATCCTTAAAGCGGGCGTCGACTTCGAGCAAATCGACCGGGAGTGGAACTG GGACAACTTTTTGATCCTACAGTGCATGGTGGGCGCCCTGTTCTTCCTCCTCTTGCCAACCCTACAAGGCCTGCCCATGTGGGACGCCCGGGGAGCCCTGCTCGCCTTCGCCCTTCACGTTACCGTCTCGGAGCCACTTTTCTATGTCGTCCACAGGGCTCTCCACGCACGGCCCTCTCTCTTCCACCATTACCACTCCCTCCACCACTCCTCTCGAGTTCCCCAATCCTTCACAG CTGGGCTTGGGACACCGTTGGAGCAAGCGATGCTGTGTGTGGTGATGGGGACGCCCTTGCTAGGGGCGGCCATAGCAGGACTAGGCTCGGTGGGGCTCATCTATGGGTATGTCCTCTGGTTTGATTTCTTGAGGTGCATGGGACACAGCAACGTGGAGGTCTTTTCTCATCGCTTCTTTGAGGCCATGCCAATCTTCAAATACCTTATCTACACACCTAC GTACCATAGCCTTCATCACACGGAAATGGAATCTAATTTCTGCCTTTTCATGCCGCTATTCGATGTCTTGGGAGGAACCCATAACGGCAGGTCATGGGAGCTCCAGAAAGAGATTAGTTCAG GGGAGAATCGTGAGGCAGTGCCGGAATTCGTGTTCTTGGCGCACGTCGTGGACGTGGTGTCGTCAATGCATGTCCCCTTTGTGTTCCGTAGTTTTAGCTCCCGGCCCTTCGTCACGAAGCCGTACATCCTGCTGCTGTGGCCGGGCGCCTTTGTCACCATGCTCCTCATGTGGCTCTGCTCTAACACCTTCCTCCTCACCTTCTACACCCTCCACGGTCGTCTCCACCACCTTTGGGTCGTCCCCCGATGGGGATTCCAC TACTTTTTACCCTTTGCAACCGAAGGCATCAATGACCAAATTGAGCAGGCCATCCTAAGAGCTGATAGACTGGGGGTCAAAGTCCTCAGTCTCGCTGCATTGAACAAG AATGAAGCACTGAATGGTGGAGGGACATTGTTTGTGGACAGGCACCCCAATCTCAGAGTAAGAGTAGTCCATGGCAACACTTTGACCGCGGCGGTCATCCTCAATGAGATTCCCAAAGATGTTACCGAGGTCTTCTTAACAGGCGCAACATCAAAGCTTGGTCGAGCAATTGCATTATACTTGTGCAGAAAAAGGATACGAGTTTTG ATGCTAACTCTATCGGCTGAAAGGTTTCAAAAGATTAAAAAGGAGGCTTCATTGGAAGGCCGAAAGTACCTTGTTCAGGTCACAAAGTATCAAGCAGGGCAAAGTTGCAAG ACATGGATTGTTGGCAAGTGGATCTCTATAAGGGAGCAGCGGTGTGCTCCACCAGGTACACACTTCCACCAATTCGTCGTCCCTCCAATCATCAATTTCAGAAGGGATTGTACTTATGGCAAATTAGCGGCCATGAGGTTGCCACAGAATGTTCAAGGACTAGGAATGTGTGAG TACACAATGGACCGAGGCATTGTCCACGCATGCCATGCAGGAGGGGTGGTGCATTTTCATGAAGGATGGATGCATCACGAAGTCGGTGCCATCGATGTTGACCGTATAGATATTGTGTGGCAAGCCGCACTTAAGCATGGGCTAACACCGGTCTGA